The DNA window TAATTAAAGATGAGACTCGTTCAGGACCTCATTATAAACGGCAATAGTTTTTTCCATCATTGTATCAATGCTCAATTCATTTTTACAAAAAGTGTAGGCCTTGTCAGTCATTGACTGTGCCAACTCAGGGTTTTTTAAAAGTTTTAAAATTCCATCGGCCATGTCTAGTGAGTTTTTAGGTTCTACTAAAATACCCCATTCTCCATTTCCCAGGATAGGGGGGATTGAGGGGGTGCGAGCAGCAACAACAGGAGTTTTCATGGCAAAGGCTTGAGGGATTACCTGTGTCGTTCCTTCTACGGCAAAAGAAGCTACGCAATGAATATCTAAAGCTGCCATAATTTCCGGGATGTCTTCCCGGTGTCCCAGTGCGAATATTGATTTTTCAAGGCCGCGGTCTTTAATACGTTTGAGAATGGATTCGTATCCCGGTCCTGTGCCGACAATGACAAATTTTGAGTCTGGAAAATTTTCTAAAACAATGGGAACGGAATCTACGAAAAAATCATAGCCTTTCCAGCTGCGAATAA is part of the Nitrospinota bacterium genome and encodes:
- a CDS encoding glycosyltransferase family 4 protein, producing MRSWKGYDFFVDSVPIVLENFPDSKFVIVGTGPGYESILKRIKDRGLEKSIFALGHREDIPEIMAALDIHCVASFAVEGTTQVIPQAFAMKTPVVAARTPSIPPILGNGEWGILVEPKNSLDMADGILKLLKNPELAQSMTDKAYTFCKNELSIDTMMEKTIAVYNEVLNESHL